In Acidobacteriota bacterium, the following are encoded in one genomic region:
- a CDS encoding DUF1553 domain-containing protein: MVGGVSMGQAPFRVVIPLAALAIGFGGYFSGPPATASAQQPAEPLEFNRDIRPILNESCLICHGPNETTRQADLRFDTDDFIGTVVVTGDAEASPLYQRLTTEDRIGRMPPVSSGQSLTDEQIDAVRRWIDGGAEWGAELADADALPMPERVVDFAREVRPILSQNCFTCHGPDEGTRQRGLRLDVAEGPFAERGTFGGAVVIPGNADDSLLIHRVTATEDRVRMPYRLGLNTPVMPGTAEDALSPGEIETLRLWIDQGAEWQSHWAFVPPERPSVPPVADPEWGRNPIDSFVLSSLEAQGLGPAPEADRTTLLRRVTLDLTGLPPSAGDVAAFLNDDSPDAYENAVDRLLGSTAFGERMAVEWLDGARYADSSGYQTDAPRSMWRYRDWVIDAYNSNMPFDQFTIEQLAGDMLPSATLDQRIATAFNRNHSQNGEGGIVPEEFLVENVVDRVSTTGTVWMGLTLGCARCHDHKFDPLSQREFYELFAFFNNVPERGKAFKYGNSPPMITAPTDEQFAELAELDEELAAAREALATLETEAGDAQREWEASLAAAGDVDWVLRDKLLVHHPLDGDIAGVYTSEPVFLSPNVTSDVRGEQEPELAELPVNVKLVDGQPLFVPGRIGEAVSFDGQRFIDAGDIANFTYNDPFSVAAWIHPTAGDGVIVSRALAGDQGERGWGLYLADGKLQVNLSERWQDDGVRVETQDVLPLDEWLHVLMTYDGKRVPASFRVYVNGESVELTPQVDGINNPMRTREPLRIGASGPPPEDSGGTDSAPRFQGLIDDVRVYTQALTPEQAAVVATADSLTEIANLPAADRTAGQAEKLRLAFLDQYASEKIQEAWRAAGDLERKRAELWDNIQTVMVMEEMDPPRDTFLLVRGAYDVPGEQVSPGVPAVLPPLPEGGENNRLAFARWLVEPDHPLTARVTVNRFWQMLFGTGIVKTAENFGLQGEYPSHPDLLDWLATSFIDSGWDVKSILREIVISATYRQASAVTPEQLESDPENRMLARGPRLRLPAQMIRDQALTVAGLLVDQVGGPSVKPYQPEGLWDQASQRYDQSEGNDLYRRSLYTYWKRTLAPPSMLTFDSSTRETCIVRTDRTNTPLQALNLMNDVTYVEAARRVAERMMTEGGATPEERVAFAYRLTTAHRPRPEAHDVLSSAFHDYLERYQADRAAALGLVSVGESPRDETLDIAELASYTMVASMILNLDRTITKD, translated from the coding sequence ATGGTTGGAGGTGTGTCCATGGGGCAGGCACCGTTCCGCGTCGTGATTCCGCTCGCCGCACTCGCGATCGGGTTCGGCGGTTACTTCTCAGGTCCTCCCGCCACCGCGTCGGCACAGCAGCCGGCGGAACCGCTCGAGTTCAACCGTGACATCCGGCCGATTCTCAACGAGTCGTGCCTGATCTGCCACGGCCCGAACGAGACCACGCGGCAGGCCGACCTGCGGTTCGATACCGACGACTTCATCGGAACCGTCGTCGTGACGGGCGATGCGGAGGCAAGCCCGCTGTACCAGCGGCTGACCACCGAGGATCGCATCGGGCGGATGCCCCCCGTCTCGTCGGGCCAGTCACTGACCGACGAGCAGATCGACGCGGTGCGCCGATGGATTGACGGAGGTGCGGAATGGGGGGCGGAACTGGCCGACGCCGACGCGCTACCGATGCCCGAACGGGTGGTCGACTTCGCCCGCGAGGTGCGGCCCATTCTTTCCCAGAACTGCTTTACCTGCCACGGCCCGGATGAGGGCACCCGCCAGCGCGGCCTGCGCCTCGACGTGGCGGAGGGGCCGTTCGCGGAACGTGGCACGTTCGGCGGCGCGGTCGTCATTCCCGGCAACGCGGACGACAGCCTGCTGATCCACCGGGTCACGGCCACCGAAGACCGGGTGCGGATGCCCTACCGCCTCGGCCTGAACACGCCGGTCATGCCGGGCACGGCGGAGGACGCCCTGAGCCCTGGTGAGATCGAGACCCTTCGGCTCTGGATCGATCAGGGAGCCGAATGGCAGTCGCACTGGGCATTCGTCCCACCCGAACGCCCGTCGGTTCCGCCGGTCGCCGACCCCGAGTGGGGACGCAACCCGATCGACAGTTTCGTTTTGTCCAGCCTGGAAGCCCAGGGGCTGGGCCCCGCGCCGGAAGCCGATAGGACGACTCTGCTCCGGCGGGTGACGCTCGACCTGACCGGCCTGCCGCCGTCGGCAGGTGATGTCGCCGCTTTCCTCAACGACGACTCGCCGGACGCCTACGAGAACGCTGTCGACCGGCTGCTCGGCTCCACCGCCTTCGGCGAGCGCATGGCGGTCGAGTGGCTCGACGGGGCACGGTACGCAGACTCCAGCGGCTACCAGACGGACGCGCCGCGTTCCATGTGGCGCTACCGGGACTGGGTGATCGACGCCTACAACAGCAATATGCCGTTCGACCAGTTCACCATCGAGCAGCTCGCGGGCGACATGCTCCCGAGCGCGACGCTGGACCAGCGCATCGCCACCGCTTTCAACCGGAACCACAGCCAGAACGGAGAAGGAGGCATCGTTCCCGAGGAGTTCCTCGTGGAGAACGTGGTTGATCGCGTGTCGACCACCGGGACGGTCTGGATGGGCCTCACGCTCGGCTGCGCCCGCTGCCACGACCACAAGTTCGACCCGCTCTCGCAACGGGAGTTCTATGAGCTCTTCGCTTTCTTCAACAACGTGCCGGAGCGTGGCAAGGCGTTCAAGTACGGCAACTCGCCCCCGATGATTACCGCGCCGACCGACGAGCAGTTCGCGGAGCTGGCCGAGCTGGACGAGGAGCTCGCCGCGGCGCGGGAGGCGCTTGCGACCCTCGAGACCGAGGCAGGCGACGCGCAGCGGGAGTGGGAAGCCTCCCTGGCGGCCGCCGGGGATGTCGACTGGGTACTCCGCGACAAGCTGCTCGTCCACCATCCCCTCGACGGTGACATCGCGGGGGTCTATACCTCGGAGCCGGTCTTCCTTTCGCCCAACGTGACCTCCGATGTGCGGGGCGAGCAGGAGCCGGAGCTCGCCGAACTCCCCGTCAACGTCAAGCTGGTGGACGGCCAGCCCCTTTTCGTGCCCGGCCGGATTGGTGAAGCGGTCAGCTTCGACGGCCAGCGCTTCATCGACGCGGGCGACATCGCCAACTTCACCTACAACGACCCGTTCAGCGTAGCCGCCTGGATTCATCCCACCGCCGGTGACGGCGTGATCGTGTCGCGGGCGCTCGCCGGCGACCAGGGAGAGCGGGGCTGGGGACTGTACCTCGCCGACGGCAAGTTGCAGGTGAACCTGTCCGAACGCTGGCAGGACGACGGAGTACGGGTGGAAACGCAGGACGTGCTGCCTCTCGACGAATGGCTCCACGTGCTGATGACCTACGACGGGAAACGCGTCCCCGCGAGCTTCCGGGTCTACGTCAACGGGGAGTCGGTGGAACTCACGCCGCAGGTCGACGGCATTAACAACCCGATGCGGACGCGCGAGCCGCTGCGCATCGGAGCGAGCGGACCTCCGCCGGAGGATTCCGGCGGTACGGATAGCGCGCCGCGTTTCCAGGGCCTCATTGACGACGTCCGGGTTTATACGCAGGCACTGACGCCCGAGCAGGCGGCGGTCGTCGCGACCGCAGACTCGCTGACCGAGATCGCGAACCTCCCGGCGGCCGACCGCACGGCCGGACAGGCGGAGAAGCTCCGTCTCGCCTTCCTCGACCAGTACGCGTCGGAAAAGATCCAGGAAGCCTGGCGTGCCGCCGGGGATCTGGAGCGCAAGCGGGCGGAGCTGTGGGACAACATCCAGACCGTCATGGTGATGGAGGAAATGGACCCGCCGCGCGATACGTTCCTGCTGGTCCGCGGCGCCTACGACGTGCCGGGCGAGCAGGTGAGCCCGGGCGTTCCTGCGGTGCTGCCGCCACTTCCCGAGGGCGGGGAGAACAACCGGCTGGCGTTCGCCCGCTGGCTCGTCGAGCCCGACCATCCGCTCACCGCGCGGGTCACCGTGAACCGCTTCTGGCAGATGCTGTTCGGAACCGGCATCGTCAAGACGGCCGAGAACTTCGGGCTGCAGGGCGAGTACCCCAGCCATCCCGACCTGCTCGACTGGCTGGCGACCAGCTTCATCGACTCCGGCTGGGACGTGAAGTCGATCCTGCGGGAGATCGTCATCAGCGCCACCTACCGTCAGGCGTCCGCGGTGACGCCGGAGCAGCTCGAGTCCGACCCGGAGAACCGCATGCTGGCCCGCGGACCACGCCTGCGGTTGCCGGCGCAGATGATCCGCGACCAGGCTCTGACCGTCGCCGGGCTGCTCGTGGACCAGGTCGGCGGACCGTCCGTCAAGCCGTACCAGCCGGAAGGTCTGTGGGATCAGGCGAGCCAGCGCTACGACCAGTCCGAGGGGAACGACCTCTACCGACGCAGTCTCTATACCTACTGGAAGCGGACACTGGCGCCGCCCTCGATGCTCACCTTCGACTCGTCGACCCGCGAGACCTGCATCGTGCGCACCGATCGGACGAACACGCCGCTCCAGGCCCTGAACCTGATGAACGACGTCACCTACGTCGAGGCGGCGCGGCGAGTGGCCGAGCGCATGATGACCGAGGGGGGCGCGACACCGGAAGAACGCGTGGCGTTCGCCTATCGCCTGACTACGGCCCACCGGCCGCGGCCCGAGGCGCACGACGTGCTGTCGAGCGCCTTTCACGACTATCTGGAACGCTACCAGGCCGACCGGGCGGCGGCGCTCGGACTCGTCAGCGTGGGCGAGTCGCCGCGTGACGAAACACTGGACATCGCGGAACTTGCCTCCTACACGATGGTCGCCAGCATGATCCTGAACCTCGATCGCACCATCACGAAGGACTGA
- a CDS encoding M48 family metallopeptidase, with protein MNTFAVIILVALIGEYLLRLASGILNARAFSPTLPAEFTGVFDDDKYAQAQRYTTTRTRFGLIRGAFDLAVVLLFWFAGGFEWLDQTIRGLDHGPIITGLLYIGGLGLASTLLGLPFRIYSTFGIEASYGFNRTTAKTFVSDLLKGGLLAVVLGGALLAIVLAFFEWAGSLAWLWCWIAATLFMLAVQFIAPTWIMPLFNKFTLLETGDLHDAILQYARSARFPLRGIFVVDGSRRSSKANAFFTGFGRHKRIGLFDTLIEQHTVPELVAVVAHEVGHYKKRHIWQGMALSIAHLGAMLWILSFFLQQDGLFSAFYVSEPSVYAGLLFFGLLFTPVELVLSVLVNLFSRRNEFEADRFAAETTGSGEPLISALKKLSADNLTNLTPHPLAVFLGYSHPPVLQRIAALRRTS; from the coding sequence ATGAACACGTTCGCCGTCATCATCCTGGTCGCCCTGATTGGCGAGTACCTGCTCCGCCTGGCCAGCGGCATTCTTAACGCGCGCGCCTTCTCGCCGACCCTGCCGGCCGAGTTCACCGGCGTGTTCGACGACGACAAATACGCGCAGGCGCAGCGTTACACGACGACGCGGACCCGCTTCGGCCTGATCCGGGGCGCGTTCGATCTCGCCGTGGTGCTGCTCTTCTGGTTCGCGGGCGGCTTCGAATGGCTCGACCAGACGATCCGCGGGCTGGACCACGGACCGATCATCACGGGGCTTCTCTACATCGGCGGACTCGGCCTGGCGTCTACGCTGCTGGGCCTGCCGTTCCGCATCTACTCCACGTTCGGCATCGAAGCCAGCTATGGGTTCAACCGCACGACCGCGAAGACGTTCGTGTCCGATCTCCTCAAGGGCGGGCTGCTAGCCGTCGTGCTGGGCGGCGCGCTGCTGGCCATCGTTCTCGCGTTCTTCGAGTGGGCGGGATCGCTTGCCTGGCTCTGGTGCTGGATCGCCGCCACCCTGTTCATGCTGGCCGTCCAATTCATCGCGCCGACCTGGATCATGCCGCTGTTCAACAAGTTCACGCTCCTCGAAACGGGCGACCTGCACGACGCCATTCTGCAGTACGCACGGTCGGCCCGTTTTCCCCTCCGCGGCATCTTCGTCGTCGACGGATCGCGCCGTTCATCCAAGGCGAACGCCTTCTTTACCGGCTTCGGCCGGCACAAGCGGATCGGCCTGTTCGACACCCTCATCGAACAGCACACGGTGCCGGAGCTGGTCGCGGTGGTCGCCCACGAGGTCGGCCATTACAAGAAGCGGCACATCTGGCAGGGCATGGCGCTGTCGATAGCCCATCTCGGAGCGATGCTCTGGATCCTCTCCTTCTTCCTGCAGCAGGACGGACTGTTCTCCGCCTTCTACGTGAGCGAGCCGTCCGTCTACGCCGGACTCCTCTTCTTCGGCCTGCTCTTCACGCCGGTCGAACTGGTCCTGTCGGTGCTCGTCAACCTCTTCTCCCGCCGCAACGAGTTCGAAGCCGACCGGTTCGCGGCCGAGACCACCGGCAGCGGGGAACCGCTCATCAGCGCTCTCAAGAAGCTGTCCGCCGACAACCTCACCAATCTGACACCGCACCCGCTCGCTGTCTTCCTGGGCTATTCACATCCGCCGGTGTTGCAGCGGATCGCCGCGCTGCGGCGGACGAGCTGA
- a CDS encoding fumarate hydratase — protein sequence MAHFHYQPIFEFGPDETPYRHLGAEGVSTVSMNGREMLTVEADVLRNVARQAFDDVAHLLRPAHLAQLRSIIDDPEASANDKFVALELLRNANIAAGRVLPGCQDTGTAIVMGHKGEQVLTFGDDAVALSRGVYDAYNERNLRYSQMAPLDMYTETNTGSNLPAQIEIYAEPGDEYELLFIAKGGGSANKSFLYQETKALLNPTSLLAFVEAKLKTIGTAACPPYHLALVIGGTSAEFTLKTLKLATTKYLDRLPTAGNEYGRAFRDVALEQQIFELARQIGVGAQFGGKYFAHDVRVIRLPRHGASCPVGLGVSCSADRQALAKITREGVFLEQLEENPAKYLPEVTDEELPGDVVRIDLNRPMPDILGELTRYPVATRLSLSGPMVVARDIAHAKLKERLDAGEELPAYMRDHMVYYAGPAKKPDGRPSGSFGPTTAGRMDAYVDLFQSHGGSMVMLAKGNRSPQVAEACRRHGGFYLGSIGGPAARLADHSIRKVEVLEYPELGMEAIWSIEVNDFPAFIVTDDKGNDFFTELLATKPATLIK from the coding sequence ATGGCCCACTTCCATTATCAGCCGATCTTCGAGTTCGGACCGGACGAAACGCCGTACCGGCACCTCGGCGCGGAGGGTGTTTCCACCGTCTCGATGAACGGCCGCGAGATGCTGACGGTGGAAGCGGACGTGCTACGGAACGTCGCGCGGCAGGCGTTCGACGACGTCGCCCACCTGCTTCGGCCGGCGCACCTCGCCCAGCTCCGCTCGATCATCGACGACCCGGAGGCGTCGGCGAACGACAAGTTCGTTGCCCTCGAATTGCTGCGCAACGCCAACATCGCGGCCGGCCGCGTCCTGCCCGGCTGTCAGGACACCGGAACGGCGATCGTCATGGGGCACAAGGGGGAGCAGGTGCTCACCTTCGGCGACGACGCCGTCGCCCTCTCGCGCGGGGTCTACGACGCCTACAACGAGCGGAACCTGCGGTATTCGCAGATGGCGCCGCTCGACATGTACACGGAGACGAACACAGGGTCGAACCTGCCGGCGCAGATCGAAATCTACGCGGAACCGGGCGACGAGTACGAGCTGCTGTTCATCGCCAAGGGGGGCGGATCCGCCAACAAGAGCTTCCTCTACCAGGAGACGAAGGCGCTGCTGAACCCGACGTCGCTCCTGGCCTTCGTCGAGGCGAAGCTGAAGACGATCGGCACCGCGGCCTGCCCGCCGTACCACCTGGCACTGGTGATCGGCGGGACCTCGGCGGAGTTCACGCTCAAGACGCTGAAGTTGGCGACGACCAAATACCTCGACCGGCTCCCAACCGCCGGCAACGAGTACGGCCGCGCCTTCCGCGACGTCGCCCTGGAGCAGCAGATCTTCGAGCTTGCGCGCCAGATCGGGGTCGGCGCGCAGTTCGGCGGGAAGTACTTCGCCCACGACGTCCGTGTGATCCGTCTGCCGCGCCACGGCGCGTCGTGTCCGGTCGGCCTTGGGGTTTCATGCTCGGCCGACCGGCAGGCGCTCGCGAAGATCACGCGGGAGGGCGTTTTCCTCGAGCAGCTCGAGGAGAATCCGGCGAAGTACCTCCCGGAGGTGACCGACGAGGAACTGCCGGGCGACGTCGTCCGGATCGACCTGAACCGGCCGATGCCGGACATTCTGGGCGAGCTGACCAGGTACCCCGTGGCTACGCGCCTGTCGCTGAGCGGACCGATGGTGGTGGCGCGCGACATCGCGCACGCGAAGTTGAAGGAACGGCTCGACGCGGGCGAGGAGCTGCCCGCCTACATGCGCGACCACATGGTCTACTACGCCGGCCCGGCGAAGAAGCCGGACGGGCGTCCGTCCGGTTCGTTCGGCCCTACCACGGCGGGCAGAATGGACGCCTACGTCGACCTGTTCCAGTCGCACGGCGGCAGCATGGTGATGCTCGCCAAGGGGAACCGGTCACCCCAGGTGGCCGAGGCGTGCAGGCGTCACGGCGGCTTTTACCTGGGCTCCATCGGTGGTCCGGCGGCCCGGCTCGCCGACCACAGCATCCGGAAGGTGGAGGTGCTCGAGTACCCGGAGCTGGGGATGGAGGCCATCTGGTCGATTGAGGTCAACGATTTCCCCGCCTTCATCGTCACAGATGACAAGGGGAACGACTTCTTCACGGAACTGCTGGCGACGAAGCCGGCGACGTTGATCAAGTAG
- a CDS encoding DUF2911 domain-containing protein — protein MGRADRSRVRQLVTRGMGPTLGGKRAMRAAKIFGVVATVVAAGMMASLVEAQNRPASTRGHTATQLGGSYNDEGRYEGGNWIDIHYGRPILRGRQGIFGEGAEYAQGIYAGAPLWRVGADQTTTFTTEADLLIGGQRLAAGEYTMFADLGNPTAWTLIFTTWGVKQQFREDNPNALWGAYGYDDSKDVMRTTMSVETVEYSMDQLQVGFVDMTQQGGAMYVLWDNQLATVPIQLAN, from the coding sequence ATGGGTCGGGCAGACCGTTCTCGGGTTCGGCAACTGGTAACACGGGGCATGGGTCCAACTCTCGGAGGGAAAAGAGCAATGCGGGCAGCGAAGATCTTCGGCGTCGTCGCGACGGTCGTGGCGGCAGGGATGATGGCAAGCCTCGTCGAGGCGCAGAACCGGCCAGCCAGTACGCGGGGGCATACGGCCACACAACTCGGAGGCTCCTACAACGACGAGGGTCGCTACGAAGGCGGGAACTGGATCGACATCCACTATGGTCGCCCGATTCTCCGCGGCCGGCAGGGCATCTTCGGCGAGGGCGCCGAGTACGCCCAGGGGATCTACGCCGGGGCCCCGCTCTGGCGGGTCGGGGCGGACCAGACGACCACGTTCACGACCGAGGCGGACCTGCTGATCGGCGGTCAGCGTCTCGCGGCGGGCGAGTACACGATGTTCGCCGACCTCGGGAATCCCACAGCGTGGACGCTCATCTTCACCACCTGGGGCGTCAAGCAGCAGTTCCGCGAGGACAACCCCAACGCGCTCTGGGGCGCCTACGGTTACGACGACAGCAAGGACGTCATGCGGACGACGATGTCGGTGGAGACGGTCGAGTACTCCATGGACCAGTTGCAGGTCGGTTTCGTCGACATGACGCAGCAGGGCGGCGCGATGTACGTCCTCTGGGACAACCAGTTGGCGACCGTCCCGATTCAGCTCGCCAACTAG